Genomic segment of Umezawaea sp. Da 62-37:
CCTCGGCCTTTTCGTGATGCTGTGCCGAGCCCGCCGGGTCAGTACTTCCGTCGAAGACGCCGTGATGGACATGCTGCACCGCATGTCCAAGGCGTCCGCCGACCTGCGCGAAGGACTGACGGAAGAGGCCGCGAACAAGGCCACGCCGCACTTGAGGGAGATGCTGAGGTGCGTCGCGGTCGGGATCACCGACAACGAGGGCACCCTCCTGTCGTGGGACGGCGGGGCGAACGACCACTACGTGTTCCTGCGCGAGTACATCGAGCGCGCGATCACCGAGGGCCACAAGGAGCACGTCGAGCACCGCAAGCTGGGGTGCGAACTGGCAGGCCCGTGCTCGCTGCACAGCGCCGTCGTGGTGCCGCTGGTCGTCGAGAACGACGTCGCGGGCACCCTGATCGTGATCAGCGGGGTGGCGAACAAGCGCCAGATCCGGATGGCCGAGGAGACCGCGCGGTTCGTCTCGACGCAGCTCGAACTCGAGGTGCTGCAGAAGTCCCGGCAGGCCTTGGCGCAGGCCGAGGTGAAGGCGCTGCGCGCGCAGATCTCGCCGCACTTCGTCTACAACGCCCTCAACACCATCTCGTCGCTGATCCGCACCGACCCGGCGCACGCCCGTGAACTGCTCCAGGAGTTCGCCGAGTTCACCCGCTACTCGTTCCGCACCGACGGCTTCTTCACCACGCTGGCCGACGAGCTGACCAACATCCACCGCTACCTGACCATCGAGCAGGCCCGCTACGGCCCCCGGCTGAACGTGCGGCTGCGCATCGCGCCCGAGGTCCTCCAGGTCGTGCTGCCGTTCCTGGTGCTGCAACCGCTGGTGGAGAACGCGGTCCGGCACGGCATCGCGAAGAAGCCGGGCGGCGGCCTGCTGACGATCATCGCCGAGGACAACGGCGCCGAGGCGCTGATCAGCGTCGAGGACGACGGCGTCGGCATGGACCCGGACCGCCTGTTCGACGACCTGAAGGACGCCCACCAGACCGGCGCCCACGTGGGCCTGGGCAACATCAACGACCGCATGCGC
This window contains:
- a CDS encoding histidine kinase, giving the protein MVPVGDLLAERTVLGVIATLAVLGLFVMLCRARRVSTSVEDAVMDMLHRMSKASADLREGLTEEAANKATPHLREMLRCVAVGITDNEGTLLSWDGGANDHYVFLREYIERAITEGHKEHVEHRKLGCELAGPCSLHSAVVVPLVVENDVAGTLIVISGVANKRQIRMAEETARFVSTQLELEVLQKSRQALAQAEVKALRAQISPHFVYNALNTISSLIRTDPAHARELLQEFAEFTRYSFRTDGFFTTLADELTNIHRYLTIEQARYGPRLNVRLRIAPEVLQVVLPFLVLQPLVENAVRHGIAKKPGGGLLTIIAEDNGAEALISVEDDGVGMDPDRLFDDLKDAHQTGAHVGLGNINDRMRAVFGDEYALVVETAPDAGMKIILKIPKYSRGVRTNLTLVQPSMEDTSEQPVIRA